The Hippocampus zosterae strain Florida chromosome 10, ASM2543408v3, whole genome shotgun sequence genome contains the following window.
tcagtactgtgacggggacggaagccgaactggaattgttcataaagactattgtcggtgaggtgggagtggagctgagaggcgacagttttctccagaattttcgaaatgaagggaagatgggaaatggggcgttggttattgaagtcattgggatgtgaaccagttttttttcaggattggggtgacagctgcagttttgaagagaacaggaacaattccagtcgacagagaggaatggataatggctgagatgaagggaagcagagagtgtaggcaggatttgaccagaactgtggggaggggatcaagctgacaggaggaagtcttggatttaatgatgaggtctgaaattaatgagagttgggggagttcaaaagaagagaacagtttgcaaggagtgagagggtcagatgaggggaaaggtacagaggagcccagatgctggtggattctgttgattttttcattgaaaaagaggagaagtgcgttgcaggtgtcacgagagtaaaagtgaggtggtagggagtcgggaggttgagtgattctgttccaaagggaaaagagagtcttagtatttccagcattggagcagatgagtccggagtagtaatgtgattttgcttgagagatggaatccttgtagagggatagttgagctgcatagatgtccttgtgagcagtgaggccggttttcctataaagtctctcaagctgccgggtttgggatttcaaggaacgtagatgaggggtgaaccaaggggcagaccgagtaaaaaggacagagcgggacttgacaggggcgagcgtattgaggatgctggtgagaccagagttatattggaaaaccaaataatcaggagtggagtcaatgtccggagtcagggtggtcagccatgcagtgagagagtcaatgttaatgtctttaatattacggtaaacaatggtccggggtgatttggcagttgagagctggagtgtaatgttgaatgagataaggaagtggtccgttattggaagttcatcagcagtacagttggagggggaaataccagagcagcagatcagatccagggtgtgacctttgatgtgtgtgggaaaatctacaaattgatcaaaaccaagactgttaattgaagaagtgaagtcaatggtgagaggaagagcagtgttgtccatatgtatattaaaatctcccaggattattacatttggtgacagagaggagagatgggtgaggacagtagacacttcatttaaaaagtatgAATGAAACGAATAGTATACTAAGACATTTTAGATTGATACTCAAATAAgggtataaaaatatatacatcttCGTCAAAATTTAGAGTTTAGGTAGAATCTTCAATGAGCCCAACATGCATTGCAGCTCATCTAAAGTACAAGATCCGAATTGACCTCAGTCCCGTTAGCCTCCGAAATGAGTTCAAAGCCATTGAAGGAAAACAACTATGAATTGATGCTCGAGAGGATTGTTAACATTATGAGATAGCTTCAACAATATAGGCAATTATGTCACATAAATTGTAACAAATCTCTGATGTTGAAAGCAATTCTTTTTACTGTGTGATGTGGACTTAAATTCATCTCGTGGACTTTGGTCCTGTTGAAGCCATAATGGTTGTACCCCGCTGGGGACTATAGGGTGCCTAAGTCTCTCTCGCACTACTCAGGAGCTCCTTTAAAGTCTGTGTAGTTTCAGGTTGACCAAATCCCCCCCTCAAACAATACCGCTCCGCTTGGCTAACGTATTGTTTGGCCTGTGGGAACCAACTTCCTATATGAAGAAACTgggagggaggcagggagggagTGAGCAAATGTCTGCTTGTTCTGCCACTTTCCACAGAGATAATAGGCTTCTTAGAGTCATGAAAGGCAGTGGGAGAGAGTTGCACAGTCTTTACACTTCACTGATTCCCTCTCTTGATTCCCTCAGTCTTCCTCTCGAACATTTTCTTTCCcctccagcacacacacacttttttccccccaaaagtgAGTCTTTTGAAATGACTGCGAAGGGGGCGATCAAAGGTGGTCACATGCCACACACAGCATTGCAAATTCAGGCACTGTACAtggacacccacacacacctttCACACACTTCCAACATCCAAAGattattcttttcttttaacGATTTAataccatttttgttgttgttgttggaacaCACATCGTTTGTAAAAGGCTTGCTATAGTTTGAGtccacaaataaatacagttgCCCCAATTTTGTAGAAGTCATCATTTGAATATCTGAATACTGTCTGAGAGATATAGAAATTAAGTGTTTGTCAATAATCCCTCGGCACTCCACGCTTCACATTTTGCGTACGTCgtgggtttttccaaaatattgtaCAGTAATCCATTGTTTTtcacagtattgtattgtattgttaatgGGGGCCAAAAAACCTCGGCGAAAACCGTGAGCTAGGATTGGCCGCCGCGAGCAATTTTTGTTCATGTGGGTGTCAGCATGCTTAAAATAAGTAAACAATAATTATACTATATTTGAGACAACGATTACAACAGTACACATCTactcaaatatttaatgataaaaCCTTGTACCGTAATAACCGGTCATCAACATTGCCCTGTGAGAGAGGCAAATAGATTTTTGTTAGTGGTGTAGAATAAAGCTCTCACTTGACTCGCACAGGCTTGAGGTTCACTCGGAGACTCTTCTGCTGGAGCCGCTGACGGTGTAGCTGAGGTTTTGAAAttggagaggaaaaaacatGGTAATGGGTAGCGCGATGACGTACTCTTGTCTTCCTATTAGTTGAAATACGTTTCTGGTATCttttttattcaaaattttcttttttttagtgaagaaaaaaaatcttactgacCTGAAAGTTTCAGCCATCGtctgagctgtcactgcttccttgtgacgtgTCTCAAAAAACAGCTCACCAGGGCGGGAAACCTTTAAAATTACACTCCCTGACCCGGTCAAGGCTATGAACCAACCCCCTGCTGCCGCTGAAGCAATGTGTCCATGTTCATGGTGCCATCTCTGCGGAGGGATGAgcaggcttacatgttcccacACACATTGCCTCAACGGCGGCAAGAGGCTGCAcggatccgcctgtcgatctcccgctcaaTCCTGCCCTCACTCCTGAACATGACCTCAAGATAACTCCTCGATTTGGGGTAATCCCATCCCCAGCCCGAAGAGAGCATTCCACCCTCTCTGACTAAGGAcgattgtttcagatttggaggtccGGATTTTCATCTCAACCGCTTCATACTTGGCTATAAACTGCTCCAATGAGAGTtcacagcaccacatcatctgcaaaaagcagagctgCAATACTGATGCCACCAAACCGAGTACCCTCAATGcctcggctgcacctagaaactGTCTATAAAGGCTAGAAACAGAAtcagtgacaaagggcagccttggtggagtccaaccctcactgggaaAAACCCGACTCAATgccagcaatgcgaaccaaattcTGACGTTGGTGGTACAGGGACCAAATAGCCCGGAGACAGAATTGAAACCCGTACCCCAGCATTGTGAGGCCAGCGTGCTAATCAGTCCACTGTGCCtcccaatatatatatttatgggtGGACCGGTAGTCGACTGGTTaatgcaggggtccccaaactacatttgacccggccctctaaccctcctgttgtcctcgggtcaaaatgacccgtcactgtgttaaaaatgccccaaaacccccctaagtgatcattttttaacttgaaattttatgacttttcctagattgtccccaactgcagaaaaattgacatttagtttttattcacatttccatggaagctgtacaaaaaaaagtacaaaggtagtcttcggggcaaaatgacccgtgacgcaaatagggttgaaatcaaggtcacaaagttatttacacaccatagaatgtttcagtgttttagttgtgtctcagatcaattagtagaacacgtgaacaagacggtagcagacataaacaagacaagataggtgacgttctcgtagatggcagaactcttttttttgtgggtttcaagggtctataaagagagagagttgtttagttattatttatttcctgttttttttctgtgaagaactcagagagggttatttagttcttatttatttcattattagtgttattatttgtttgctgacttttttttctgtaaagaacctggaaagggttatttgggtatgtgtggctttctgggaaacaataaatcttttaagctcccctacgatcgttaatgttacaaactgacaacggccccccatcagagaagggaaaagttatgtggccctcacaggaaaaagtttggggacccctgggttAGTGTgtcggcctcgcagtgcagaggtgcagggttttattttgactccggccttcttgtgtggagtttgcatgttctccccgtacctgcgtgggttttctccaggtgctccagttttctcccacaattcaaaaaacatgcatggtaggttaatgggaTGCTCGAAATTGTCTTTCTGGATAAATGTGAGCACGgaggatggttgtccgtctatgtgtaccctgcgattggctggcagtcaGTTCGGGgcgttcccccgcctactggccaaagcgtatttatatttatatatacagggTCAGGCAACATTGTctgacacattcattcattcattcatcttccgagccgcttgatcctcactagggtcgcggggggtgctggagcctatcccagctgtcttcgggcagtaggcgggggacaccctgaatcggttgccagccaatcgcagggcacacagaaacaaacaaccattagcacacacactcacacctagggacaatttagagtgttcaatcagcctgccacgcatgtttttggaatgtgggaggaaaccggagcacccggagaaaacccacgcaggcccggggagaacatgcaaactccacacagggaggccggagctggaatcgaacccggtacctctgcacactgtgaagccgacgtgctaaccactggactaccgggccacatttgtaggttaaataaaaggcaaataaagtaaagaaacaaaaaagtgtttttattttcgaaaagtacataaaatgccatttttttaccATATAAttcctttttgctttgtttctttacaatgccattgtttctttttcagttgctgcCATGAATTGGATTGGCGGCGCTTTCATTGCGGAAACgtttatcaaaacaaacaaatctgtaaCTGCAACACAATGAGCGTTCTGTTTGCACTTCAATATTGGTAGACATGATCCCGTACCAGCTCGAAACCCGATCTTGTTATGGGTTAGtaactatttttaaaacatagtgaaacagaatggcattacatgtactttttgaaaataaaaacacttttttggtttctttactttctttgccttttatttaacctacaaatatatcagatcattttgcctgaccctgtgtgtgtgtgtgtgtatgcatatatatatatatatatatatatatatatatatatatatatatatatatatatatatatatataaaatacgcTTGATGCATCAGGACATTGCAAAACCTGTAAAGtttttgtgaggtttttttcaaccttttttttccatttggggacaatcaattaatcaaaaGCAATAAAGGGGCAAGTCACCAATATCCCTTTTCACAGTTAACACGTTAAGATATCGGAGCCATATTATACGAGCGACCTTTGTGTGaccaaaaaatctgaataaaagCAGATCTAATTGATATTGACAGCATGTGGCAAAGATTGTGACGAAGGAAGGTCCTGTTGTCAAATTAACATTAGCGGGCAAGTCTCGTCTCTCTAGACATACTCGCAACAATAATAACCGGGGCTGCTTTAGGGTGGCAAGAGGAAGTCTTTTGGAAGAAACATTTCTTCTCAGTATAAATAGCCTGTATAGGGCATGTGTACAGCGATTAAGCCATCTTTGAAGTTTGCCATACATCAGTTCAAAACTCCCTTCCCCTGTTCTTTGAGCTAATAAGCTTAAATCTTCCAGCTCAACTCTTCCGACAGCCTAGACCATGAATAaaagacagaagaagaaaaaaaaatgtttaatcccaGCTTTGATGATACATTATGTGCTGCTGAAGAGAACCATCAAAGTTTCTCCTAAAACTTTAGTGACAAGAAGGCTCTCAGGCCGTCGTGGATGGCGGTGCCGACCATATAATAATAGCATGGACATGTGAATCGAGGCACTTCTGATGGTACGTGAGCAGGGTGTGAAGGAAGCGGGCCTCAGTTGTCATTCGATAATTGTGTTTCGACCAAACCACATTTTCCAGATCTGACAGCAACAAGCACTGTAAATACAAGCATAAACTCATAGTGACCCCTTGCCGTGCATGCGCAGCAATCAGCAGCTCAGCGAGCGCGGATTAAACTCGGGGAAGTAAGGCGGCCGAGGGtataagaaaaggaaaaatgaaaacagggtGTCAGGCGATGAGGAAAAGAGGATCTGGAGGTGACTGTGAGGAGAGATGAAATGAAACGAGGGCGCAGAGTTCACATTCAACTGTCTTTTTCCTGCAGAGAGAAGGAAAACAGTACTAACATCTTGTTTCTATGGCAACTAGAGGCTATTATATGCAAACCGCTGTGTAAACTTAAGGAAGGAAGGAGCCAGTGAGGTCAAAACTCAGACGACTAATAACAATAAACGCTACTTCTCACTCTACATGAGAACCGTAAGGCATAGCTGATATCAAAGtttacattttcacttttaaacaaaCTGCATTACTTTCAGTcttaggctggatttacactttGTGGTTCAACACAgacaatttacatttttgctcCCAAATGGCATAGTTCAGATGTGTTATGGCaattcaaacaaaagaaaaaccaaaaaagatcaTCAGGATGGAATTCGGCAACCTCCTTATCGGGGACGGAGCTACGTGGGGGCCATGATCACCCCTTGTGCCTCTCTGGCCACTCCCACACCTAGGGGAAAAGAATGTTGTTGTCTTTTATGCCATTTTCACAT
Protein-coding sequences here:
- the LOC127608524 gene encoding uncharacterized protein LOC127608524 → MNMDTLLQRQQGLHRQRLQQKSLRVNLKPVRVKAMLMTGYYVSFNITLQLSTAKSPRTIVYRNIKDINIDSLTAWLTTLTPDIDSTPDYLVFQYNSGLTSILNTLAPVKSRSVLFTRSAPWFTPHLRSLKSQTRQLERLYRKTGLTAHKDIYAAQLSLYKDSISQAKSHYYSGLICSNAGNTKTLFSLWNRITQPPDSLPPHFYSRDTCNALLLFFNEKINRIHQHLGSSVPFPSSDPLTPCKLFSSFELPQLSLISDLIIKSKTSSCQLDPLPTVLVKSCLHSLLPFISAIIHSSLSTGIVPVLFKTAAVTPILKKNWFTSQ